From the Musa acuminata AAA Group cultivar baxijiao chromosome BXJ1-2, Cavendish_Baxijiao_AAA, whole genome shotgun sequence genome, one window contains:
- the LOC135607019 gene encoding chlorophyll a-b binding protein 4, chloroplastic-like, with translation MATVATQASVAALRPCSSRSRFMTGSSGKLAREFAARSSPSSSYRSLKVEAKKGEWLPGLASPTYLDGSLPGDNGFDPLGLAEDPENLRWYVQAELVNGRWAMLGVAGMLLPEVFTKIGIINAPQWYDAGKAEYFASSSTLFVIEFILFHYVEIRRWQDIKYPGSVNQDPIFKNYSLPPNEVGYPGGIFNPLNFAPTLEAKEKELANGRLAMLAFLGFIIQHNVTGKGPFENLLQHLSDPWHNTIIQTFQG, from the exons ATGGCCACAGTCGCAACTCAAGCGTCGGTCGCCGCCCTGCGGCCATGCAGCTCCAGGTCGAGATTCATGACCGGGTCTTCCGGCAAACTGGCGAGGGAATTCGCGGCCAGATCCTCGCCGTCCTCATCCTACAGGTCCCTCAAGGTGGAAGCCAAGAAGGGCGAATGGCTCCCGGGCCTCGCTTCGCCTACCTACCTCGACGGCAG CCTGCCGGGCGACAATGGATTCGACCCTCTGGGGCTGGCGGAGGACCCCGAGAACCTCAGGTGGTACGTGCAGGCGGAGCTCGTGAACGGGCGCTGGGCCATGCTGGGGGTAGCGGGGATGCTGCTGCCGGAGGTCTTCACCAAGATCGGCATCATCAACGCGCCGCAGTGGTACGACGCCGGCAAGGCCGAGTACTTCGCGTCCTCCTCCACCCTCTTCGTCATCGAGTTCATCCTCTTCCACTACGTGGAGATCAGGAGGTGGCAAGACATCAAGTACCCTGGAAGCGTCAACCAGGACCCTATCTTCAAGAACTACAGCCTGCCGCCCAATGAGGTCGGCTACCCTGGGGGCATCTTCAACCCCCTCAACTTCGCCCCCACGCTGGAGGCCAAGGAGAAGGAGCTCGCAAACG GGAGACTGGCGATGTTGGCCTTCCTGGGTTTCATCATCCAGCACAATGTGACTGGCAAAGGGCCATTCGAGAACCTGCTGCAGCACCTTTCCGACCCATGGCACAACACTATCATTCAGACATTCCAGGGTTAG
- the LOC135612003 gene encoding probable calcium-binding protein CML45 yields the protein MEKFVSLAEPLEVLLLHTVLHWFAMMLERLSLGFMSFLHSYFQFCTCLSMAKDEQLMNRSSSQPREDQCLSRKEVEMVMDRMGICCPFEGEQLCEHMSSDEISGLFEENEPSLEEVKAAFCFFDANNDGFIDAVELQTALLKLGITEGLELDACRTMIAIYDGNYDGKIGFNEFVKLLETSLC from the coding sequence ATGGAGAAGTTCGTCTCTTTGGCAGAACCCTTGGAAGTCCTCCTCCTTCACACAGTCCTCCACTGGTTCGCTATGATGCTTGAGAGGCTCTCGCTAGGATTCATGTCCTTCCTCCACTCGTATTTCCAGTTCTGTACATGCTTGTCGATGGCTAAAGATGAGCAACTGATGAATAGGAGTAGCAGCCAGCCTAGAGAAGACCAGTGCCTAAGTAGAAAGGAAGTGGAGATGGTCATGGACAGGATGGGGATATGTTGCCCCTTTGAAGGTGAGCAGCTCTGCGAGCACATGAGTTCTGATGAGATCTCTGGCTTGTTTGAAGAGAACGAGCCAAGTTTGGAAGAAGTAAAGGCAGCCTTTTGCTTCTTCGACGCAAACAACGATGGATTCATCGACGCAGTGGAGCTGCAGACAGCACTCCTCAAGCTGGGCATCACAGAAGGGTTGGAATTGGACGCGTGCAGAACGATGATAGCAATCTACGATGGGAACTATGACGGAAAGATTGGTTTCAATGAGTTCGTCAAGCTTCTGGAGACCAGCCTTTGCTGA
- the LOC135607012 gene encoding protein STRUBBELIG-RECEPTOR FAMILY 6-like isoform X1, protein MARVGGEGMVAIWVLLACTWAWNPGFVNGDTDSNDASALSVLFSSLNSASQLTGWKQSGGDPCGESWLGITCSGSSVTAIKLSGLGLTGTLGYNMNQLSSLTELDLSKNNLGNRSSIPYNLPPNLHRLDLSNNQYGGSLPYSISPMVTLEYLNLAHNQLQGNLGDMFGSLSNLATIDLSSNSLTGDLPQSFSSLTSLTSLYLENNQFTGHIDVLAGLPLQNLNVANNRFTGWIPNQLKGINNLHTENNQWSSGPAPPPPPYTPPPPGRKSNAGQKSGGSGGIGGGGIAGIIISILIVGGIIAFFVIRRKSRKYPTEESLEQDRPFAQFASDEVKVAEMKMVQTSSMFDTEKLPPPAPVSLKPPPIDRYKSFDEDEFSNKPIAKKVNTTSIKAIIYSVADLQIATDSFSEDNLVGEGSFGRVYRAQFSDGKVLAVKKLNLTALPSRSSDEFIEIVGNISRLHHPNLTELVGYCSEHGQRLLVYEFHKNGALYDLLQLSDEPLSWNDRVKIALGTARALEYLHEVCSPSVIHKNFKSSNILLDMELNPHLSDCGLEGLVPNAEFQASELNMGYSAPEVAMSGQYTMKSDVYSFGVVMLELMTGRKPFDSSRPRSEQSLVQWATPQLHDIDALDRMVDPALKGLYPAKSLSRFADVIALCVQSEPEFRPPMSEVVQALVRLVKRVKMNNRMAGGDGQETSRRAGDQDDYMF, encoded by the exons ATGGCGAGGGTGGGAGGGGAAGGGATGGTGGCGATTTGGGTTCTCCTGGCCTGCACTTGGGCGTGGAATCCAGGCTTCGTCAATGGCGACACGGACAGCAATGACG CTTCTGCTCTCAGTGTATTGTTCAGCAGTTTGAACTCGGCATCCCAGCTGACAGGCTGGAAACAAAGTGGTGGTGATCCATGCGGGGAATCATGGCTAGGAATTACGTGCTCTGGCTCTTCGGTTACTGCCAT CAAACTGTCGGGGTTGGGACTTACTGGAACACTTGGCTACAACATGAACCAATTATCTTCACTAACTGAGCT TGATCTGAGCAAAAATAATCTTGGAAACAGAAGTTCGATACCTTATAACCTTCCTCCAAATCTTCACAGGCT AGACCTCAGCAATAACCAGTATGGTGGAAGTTTACCTTATTCAATCTCCCCGATGGTCACACTAGAATATCT AAATCTCGCTCATAATCAACTCCAAGGAAATCTGGGTGACATGTTTGGAAGCCTCTCGAATCTGGCGACAAT AGACCTGTCTTCCAATTCACTAACAGGTGACCTCCCACAGAGCTTCAGCAGCTTAACAAGTTTGACGAGCCT ATATTTGGAGAACAACCAGTTCACTGGTCACATAGATGTCCTTGCCGGTCTTCCTCTTCAAAATTT GAACGTTGCAAATAACCGCTTCACTGGTTGGATTCCTAACCAGTTAAAGGGGATAAACAATCTCCA CACTGAGAATAACCAGTGGAGCTCTGGGCCagcacctcctcctccaccttaTACACCTCCTCCACCAGGTCGAAAAAGCAACGCTGGTCAAAAATCTGGTGGCAGTGGTGGTATAGGTGGTGGGGGAATAGCAGGAATTATCATATCTATCTTAATCGTAGGTGGAATAATTGCATTCTTTGTGATACGGAGGAAATCGAGAAAATATCCAACAGAAGAAAGTCTTGAACAAGACCGGCCTTTTGCTCAGTTTGCTTCAGATGAAGTTAAAG TTGCAGAGATGAAGATGGTCCAAACATCCTCTATGTTTGACACAGAAAAGTTGCCACCACCAGCTCCAGTAAGCCTTAAGCCTCCACCAATTGATCGTTATAAATCATTCGATGAAGATGAGTTCTCAAACAAGCCTATCGCGAAGAAGGTTAATACAACATCCATAAAAGCAATTATTTATTCTGTAGCTGACCTGCAGATTGCTACAGACAGTTTTAGTGAAGATAATCTTGTTGGTGAAGGCTCTTTTGGTCGTGTTTACAGGGCACAATTTAGTGATGGAAAG GTATTGGCTGTGAAGAAATTAAACTTAACGGCCCTGCCTAGCAGATCATCTGATGAATTCATTGAGATTGTTGGAAACATTTCACGTTTACATCATCCGAATTTGACTGAGCTGGTAGGTTACTGTTCTGAGCATGGACAGCGACTGTTGGTGTATGAATTTCACAAGAATGGCGCATTATATGATCTCCTCCAACTCTCAGACGAACCACTGTCTTGGAATGATCGTGTCAAGATTGCACTTGGCACTGCACGAGCATTAGA GTATCTGCATGAGGTTTGCTCACCATCGGTCATTCACAAAAATTTCAAGTCATCCAACATTCTATTGGACATGGAACTTAATCCACACCTGTCAGATTGTGGGCTCGAAGGTCTTGTTCCCAATGCAGAATTCCAG GCATCTGAACTAAATATGGGTTACAGTGCACCTGAGGTTGCCATGTCTGGCCAGTATACTATGAAGAGTGATGTGTACAGTTTTGGAGTGGTCATGCTGGAGCTCATGACTGGCAGGAAACCTTTTGACAG CTCAAGGCCACGATCTGAGCAGTCCTTGGTTCAGTGGGCGACTCCTCAGCTCCATGACATTGATGCCCTGGACAGGATGGTTGATCCTGCTCTCAAGGGGCTGTACCCTGCAAAATCGCTCTCTCGATTTGCTGATGTAATTGCCCTCTGTGTTCAG TCTGAGCCAGAATTCAGACCACCCATGTCCGAGGTCGTGCAAGCCCTAGTTCGTCTGGTCAAGAGGGTCAAGATGAACAACAGAATGGCTGGGGGAGATGGACAAGAGACTAGCAGACGAGCTGGCGATCAGGATGACTACATGTTCTAA
- the LOC135607015 gene encoding glucan endo-1,3-beta-glucosidase 5-like, with translation MGIHAAIFWLLLLLYPFHEALLAGALGCNWGTRSSHPLPGDIVVRLLKDNGFDKVKLFEADPKALRALGRSGIEVMVGIPNEFLAPLAGSVAVAEQWVTQNVSAYISRYGVNITHVAVGNEPFLKTYKGMFQRTTFPALQNIQAALIKAGLGRQVKATVPLNADVYQTNNQLPSGGDFRPDIRDLMIAIIKFLQDNGGTLTINIYPFLSLYADPNFPIDYAFFSGSAAPVVDGSITYSNVFEANYDTLIWALEKNGFESMPVIVGEIGWPTDGNPNANLDYAHKFNQGLLDRITKRQGTPKRPTPPDIYLFGLIDEDTKSIQPGNFERHWGIFYYDGTVKYPLVLENGQGLVPAKGIKYLSKQWCVLSPERSITDPAIADSVNYACQYADCTSLGYGSSCNELDARSNISYALNQFYQVADQQKGACSFSNLSVITNIDPSQGRCKFEIMIDVGKHEKSVNSGEEGSARIRWNAVVAMVVSAVLLSSASSALL, from the exons ATGGGAATCCATGCGGCCATCTtctggctcctcctcctcctctatccCTTCCACGAAGCGTTGCTCGCCGGCGCGCTGGGGTGCAACTGGGGAACCCGATCGTCCCACCCGCTGCCGGGTGACATCGTCGTGAGGCTCCTCAAGGACAATGGCTTCGACAAGGTCAAGCTGTTCGAGGCCGATCCCAAAGCCCTGCGCGCCCTCGGCCGCTCTGGCATCGAGGTCATGGTCGGCATCCCCAATGAGTTCCTGGCCCCGCTGGCCGGCAGCGTCGCCGTCGCCGAGCAGTGGGTGACACAGAACGTCTCCGCCTACATCTCCCGATATGGCGTCAACATAAC GCATGTCGCTGTTGGTAATGAGCCGTTCCTGAAGACCTACAAGGGGATGTTCCAACGCACCACGTTCCCGGCGCTGCAGAATATACAGGCGGCGCTCATCAAGGCCGGCCTTGGGCGCCAGGTGAAGGCCACCGTGCCGCTGAACGCCGACGTGTACCAGACGAACAACCAGCTGCCCTCTGGCGGCGACTTCCGGCCCGACATCCGCGACCTCATGATTGCGATCATAAAGTTCCTGCAGGACAACGGCGGCACGCTCACCATCAACATCTACCCATTCCTCAGCCTCTACGCCGACCCCAACTTCCCCATCGACTACGCCTTCTTCTCTGGCTCGGCCGCCCCCGTGGTCGATGGGTCCATAACCTACTCCAACGTGTTCGAGGCCAACTACGACACCCTCATATGGGCGCTCGAGAAGAACGGCTTCGAATCCATGCCGGTGATCGTGGGCGAGATCGGGTGGCCGACCGACGGCAACCCCAACGCCAACCTGGACTACGCCCACAAGTTCAACCAGGGACTCCTCGACCGCATTACGAAGCGCCAGGGCACGCCGAAGCGGCCGACCCCGCCGGACATCTACCTCTTCGGCCTCATCGACGAGGACACCAAGAGCATCCAGCCCGGCAACTTCGAGCGCCACTGGGGGATCTTCTACTACGACGGCACCGTCAAGTACCCCTTGGTGTTGGAGAACGGCCAGGGTCTCGTCCCGGCCAAGGGCATCAAGTACCTGAGCAAGCAATGGTGCGTGCTGTCGCCGGAGAGGAGCATCACCGACCCCGCCATCGCCGACAGCGTCAACTACGCCTGCCAGTACGCCGACTGCACCAGCCTCGGCTACGGCTCGTCATGCAACGAGTTGGACGCGAGGAGCAACATCTCCTACGCTTTGAACCAGTTCTACCAGGTAGCGGATCAGCAGAAGGGCGCGTGCAGCTTCTCCAACCTGTCGGTGATCACCAACATCGATCCGTCGCAGGGCAGATGCAAGTTCGAGATCATGATCGACGTGGGAAAGCATGAGAAGTCGGTCAATTCCGGTGAGGAAGGATCAGCTCGGATCCGGTGGAACGCGGTGGTGGCGATGGTGGTCTCGGCGGTGCTGCTATCGAGCGCAAGTAGTGCTTTGCTTTAG
- the LOC135607012 gene encoding protein STRUBBELIG-RECEPTOR FAMILY 6-like isoform X2 codes for MARVGGEGMVAIWVLLACTWAWNPGFVNGDTDSNDASALSVLFSSLNSASQLTGWKQSGGDPCGESWLGITCSGSSVTAIKLSGLGLTGTLGYNMNQLSSLTELDLSKNNLGNRSSIPYNLPPNLHRLDLSNNQYGGSLPYSISPMVTLEYLNLAHNQLQGNLGDMFGSLSNLATIDLSSNSLTGDLPQSFSSLTSLTSLYLENNQFTGHIDVLAGLPLQNLNVANNRFTGWIPNQLKGINNLHTENNQWSSGPAPPPPPYTPPPPGRKSNAGQKSGGSGGIGGGGIAGIIISILIVGGIIAFFVIRRKSRKYPTEESLEQDRPFAQFASDEVKEMKMVQTSSMFDTEKLPPPAPVSLKPPPIDRYKSFDEDEFSNKPIAKKVNTTSIKAIIYSVADLQIATDSFSEDNLVGEGSFGRVYRAQFSDGKVLAVKKLNLTALPSRSSDEFIEIVGNISRLHHPNLTELVGYCSEHGQRLLVYEFHKNGALYDLLQLSDEPLSWNDRVKIALGTARALEYLHEVCSPSVIHKNFKSSNILLDMELNPHLSDCGLEGLVPNAEFQASELNMGYSAPEVAMSGQYTMKSDVYSFGVVMLELMTGRKPFDSSRPRSEQSLVQWATPQLHDIDALDRMVDPALKGLYPAKSLSRFADVIALCVQSEPEFRPPMSEVVQALVRLVKRVKMNNRMAGGDGQETSRRAGDQDDYMF; via the exons ATGGCGAGGGTGGGAGGGGAAGGGATGGTGGCGATTTGGGTTCTCCTGGCCTGCACTTGGGCGTGGAATCCAGGCTTCGTCAATGGCGACACGGACAGCAATGACG CTTCTGCTCTCAGTGTATTGTTCAGCAGTTTGAACTCGGCATCCCAGCTGACAGGCTGGAAACAAAGTGGTGGTGATCCATGCGGGGAATCATGGCTAGGAATTACGTGCTCTGGCTCTTCGGTTACTGCCAT CAAACTGTCGGGGTTGGGACTTACTGGAACACTTGGCTACAACATGAACCAATTATCTTCACTAACTGAGCT TGATCTGAGCAAAAATAATCTTGGAAACAGAAGTTCGATACCTTATAACCTTCCTCCAAATCTTCACAGGCT AGACCTCAGCAATAACCAGTATGGTGGAAGTTTACCTTATTCAATCTCCCCGATGGTCACACTAGAATATCT AAATCTCGCTCATAATCAACTCCAAGGAAATCTGGGTGACATGTTTGGAAGCCTCTCGAATCTGGCGACAAT AGACCTGTCTTCCAATTCACTAACAGGTGACCTCCCACAGAGCTTCAGCAGCTTAACAAGTTTGACGAGCCT ATATTTGGAGAACAACCAGTTCACTGGTCACATAGATGTCCTTGCCGGTCTTCCTCTTCAAAATTT GAACGTTGCAAATAACCGCTTCACTGGTTGGATTCCTAACCAGTTAAAGGGGATAAACAATCTCCA CACTGAGAATAACCAGTGGAGCTCTGGGCCagcacctcctcctccaccttaTACACCTCCTCCACCAGGTCGAAAAAGCAACGCTGGTCAAAAATCTGGTGGCAGTGGTGGTATAGGTGGTGGGGGAATAGCAGGAATTATCATATCTATCTTAATCGTAGGTGGAATAATTGCATTCTTTGTGATACGGAGGAAATCGAGAAAATATCCAACAGAAGAAAGTCTTGAACAAGACCGGCCTTTTGCTCAGTTTGCTTCAGATGAAGTTAAAG AGATGAAGATGGTCCAAACATCCTCTATGTTTGACACAGAAAAGTTGCCACCACCAGCTCCAGTAAGCCTTAAGCCTCCACCAATTGATCGTTATAAATCATTCGATGAAGATGAGTTCTCAAACAAGCCTATCGCGAAGAAGGTTAATACAACATCCATAAAAGCAATTATTTATTCTGTAGCTGACCTGCAGATTGCTACAGACAGTTTTAGTGAAGATAATCTTGTTGGTGAAGGCTCTTTTGGTCGTGTTTACAGGGCACAATTTAGTGATGGAAAG GTATTGGCTGTGAAGAAATTAAACTTAACGGCCCTGCCTAGCAGATCATCTGATGAATTCATTGAGATTGTTGGAAACATTTCACGTTTACATCATCCGAATTTGACTGAGCTGGTAGGTTACTGTTCTGAGCATGGACAGCGACTGTTGGTGTATGAATTTCACAAGAATGGCGCATTATATGATCTCCTCCAACTCTCAGACGAACCACTGTCTTGGAATGATCGTGTCAAGATTGCACTTGGCACTGCACGAGCATTAGA GTATCTGCATGAGGTTTGCTCACCATCGGTCATTCACAAAAATTTCAAGTCATCCAACATTCTATTGGACATGGAACTTAATCCACACCTGTCAGATTGTGGGCTCGAAGGTCTTGTTCCCAATGCAGAATTCCAG GCATCTGAACTAAATATGGGTTACAGTGCACCTGAGGTTGCCATGTCTGGCCAGTATACTATGAAGAGTGATGTGTACAGTTTTGGAGTGGTCATGCTGGAGCTCATGACTGGCAGGAAACCTTTTGACAG CTCAAGGCCACGATCTGAGCAGTCCTTGGTTCAGTGGGCGACTCCTCAGCTCCATGACATTGATGCCCTGGACAGGATGGTTGATCCTGCTCTCAAGGGGCTGTACCCTGCAAAATCGCTCTCTCGATTTGCTGATGTAATTGCCCTCTGTGTTCAG TCTGAGCCAGAATTCAGACCACCCATGTCCGAGGTCGTGCAAGCCCTAGTTCGTCTGGTCAAGAGGGTCAAGATGAACAACAGAATGGCTGGGGGAGATGGACAAGAGACTAGCAGACGAGCTGGCGATCAGGATGACTACATGTTCTAA
- the LOC135607020 gene encoding uncharacterized protein LOC135607020, protein MRSRKAAAGGRRAAASPSGDITVDSPGVERVRRSASRRRPSSASASLLHDGSPGLLGEDEGQDETRGIFDGGAAGPFSGNPRSFPYGVKLQCWDKAEKVKGRDPDRWRRDALGNIVFRKLVGCPGCLCHDYDHIVPYSKGGKSTLENCQVLQATVNRSKGNKMEVSKSELIQKSAYCRVSGRDMDLLELSAYGNVRRGPDSGGCNIQ, encoded by the exons ATGAGGTCGAGGAAGGCGGCGGCAGGCGGTCGGAGAGCCGCCGCGTCGCCTAGCGGAGATATCACCGTCGATTCTCCCGGAGTCGAACGCGTCCGCCGCTCTGCCTCTCGCCGGAGGCCCTCCAGTGCATCCGCATCTCTCCTACACGACGGGTCCCCCGGTCTCCTCGGGGAGGATGAGGGACAGGACGAGACGCGGGGGATCTTCGATGGCGGCGCTGCTGGGCCGTTCTCTGGGAACCCTAGGAGCTTTCCTTACGGTGTCAAGCTGCAGTGCTGGGACAAGGCCGAGAAGGTGAAGGGGCGGGATCCCGACCGGTGGCGCCGCGACGCCCTCGGCAACATCGTCTTCCGTAAGCTCGTCGGATGCCCCGGATGCCTTTGCCACGACTACGATCACATAGTCCCGTACTCAAAG GGTGGAAAAAGCACACTGGAAAACTGCCAAGTTTTGCAG GCAACTGTTAATAGATCCAAGGGGAACAAGATGGAGGTCTCCAAATCTGAACTCATACAGAAGAGTGCTTATTGCAGGGTTTCAG GACGAGACATGGATCTTCTAGAACTCTCTGCCTATGGTAATGTCCGTCGTGGACCAGATTCAGGGGGATGCAACATCCAGTAA